The following coding sequences are from one Mycobacterium bourgelatii window:
- a CDS encoding aminotransferase class I/II-fold pyridoxal phosphate-dependent enzyme, with amino-acid sequence MTRGSARPRRLRVSALAAVANPSYTRVDTWNMLDDACRHLAEVDLAGLDKTHDLAVVKRLMDRIGAYERYWLYPGAENLAAFRSHLESLSTVRLTEEVSLATRLLSEYGDRTALFDTSAPLADQELVAKAKQQQFYTVLLADDSPPTAPESLVECLRALRNPADDIQFEILVAPSVEDAITAVALNGEIQAAIIRHDLPLRSRDRVPLMTTLLGANDDTGVSDRTHDWVECGEWIKELRPHIDLYLLTDESIAAGSDDDTEVYDRTFYRLNDVTDLYSTVIAGLRNRFSTPFFDALRAYAAAPVGQFHALPVARGASIFNSKSLQDMGEFYGRNIFMAETSSTSGGLDSLLDPHGNIKKAMDKAAVTWNANHTYFVTNGTSTANKIVVQSLTRPGDIVLIDRNCHKSHHYGLVLAGAYPRYLESYALPEFAIYGAVPLSTIKKALLDLEAAGQLEKVRMLLLTNCIFDGVVYNPRLVMEEVLAIKPDIVFLWDEAWYAFATAVPWARQRTAMVAAERLEQMLASPEYAEEYRKWRESMEGVPRSEWVDRPLLPDPARARVRVYATHSTHKSLSAFRQASMIHIRDQDFNARARDAFGEAFLTHTSTSPNQQLLASLDLARRQVDIEGFQLVRQTYDMALVFRHRVRKDRLISKWFRILDESDLVPEEYRASHVSSYREVRQGALDEWNEAWRSDQFVLDPTRVTLFLGKTGMNGYDFREKILMERFGIQINKTSINSVLLIFTIGVTWSSVHHLLDVLRRVASDFDRTEKAASAADWALHERRVEEITEDLPHLPDFSEFDIAFRPDENSVFGDTRTAFYAGYEEKDREYVQIGTAGRRLAEGKKLVSTTFVVPYPPGFPVLVPGQLVSKEIVYFLAQLDVKEIHGYNHELGLSVFTQEALERMEAQRKAVMRAKLPGNGSEPSRAPEAPIVANEHTVRVN; translated from the coding sequence ATGACACGAGGCAGCGCCCGCCCGCGACGACTGCGGGTATCCGCGTTGGCTGCGGTGGCCAACCCGTCATACACCCGCGTCGACACCTGGAACATGCTCGACGACGCGTGCCGTCACCTCGCCGAGGTTGATCTCGCCGGGCTGGACAAGACGCACGACCTGGCCGTGGTGAAGCGGCTGATGGATCGGATCGGGGCCTACGAACGGTACTGGCTGTATCCCGGTGCGGAGAACTTGGCGGCCTTCCGGTCCCATCTGGAGAGCCTGTCCACCGTGCGGCTCACCGAAGAAGTGTCGCTGGCCACCCGGCTGTTGTCCGAATACGGCGACCGCACAGCGCTTTTCGACACCTCGGCGCCGCTGGCCGACCAGGAGTTGGTGGCCAAGGCAAAGCAGCAGCAGTTCTACACCGTGTTGCTCGCCGACGATTCCCCGCCTACCGCACCGGAGAGCCTGGTGGAGTGCCTACGCGCGCTGCGGAATCCGGCCGACGATATCCAGTTCGAGATCCTGGTAGCCCCCAGCGTCGAGGATGCGATCACCGCCGTGGCATTGAACGGTGAGATTCAGGCCGCGATCATTCGCCATGACCTGCCGCTGCGTTCGCGGGACCGGGTGCCGTTGATGACCACGTTGCTCGGCGCCAACGACGACACCGGGGTGTCCGACCGCACGCACGACTGGGTGGAGTGCGGCGAGTGGATCAAGGAACTGCGTCCCCACATCGATCTCTATCTGCTCACCGACGAGTCGATCGCCGCGGGCAGCGATGACGACACCGAAGTCTACGACCGCACCTTCTACCGGCTCAACGACGTCACCGATTTGTACAGCACGGTCATCGCGGGCCTCCGAAACCGTTTCTCCACCCCATTTTTCGACGCATTGCGCGCGTACGCCGCCGCGCCTGTCGGCCAATTCCATGCGCTTCCCGTCGCCCGTGGTGCCAGCATCTTCAACTCAAAGTCGTTGCAAGACATGGGCGAGTTCTACGGCCGCAACATCTTCATGGCCGAAACGTCAAGCACCTCAGGCGGACTGGACTCGCTGCTCGACCCGCACGGCAACATCAAGAAGGCGATGGACAAGGCGGCGGTCACCTGGAACGCCAACCACACCTACTTCGTCACCAACGGAACCTCCACGGCGAACAAGATTGTCGTGCAGTCGCTGACCCGTCCGGGCGACATCGTTCTCATCGACCGCAACTGCCACAAGTCGCATCACTACGGGTTGGTGCTGGCCGGCGCGTACCCGCGCTACCTGGAGTCCTATGCGTTACCGGAATTCGCCATCTACGGCGCGGTGCCACTGAGCACCATCAAGAAGGCGCTGTTGGACCTCGAGGCGGCCGGGCAGTTGGAAAAAGTGCGCATGCTGCTGCTCACCAACTGCATCTTCGACGGCGTCGTCTACAACCCGCGGCTGGTGATGGAAGAAGTGCTGGCGATCAAGCCGGACATCGTCTTCTTGTGGGACGAGGCCTGGTATGCGTTTGCCACCGCGGTGCCGTGGGCCCGGCAGCGCACCGCCATGGTGGCGGCCGAGCGCCTGGAGCAGATGCTGGCGTCGCCGGAATACGCCGAGGAATACCGCAAGTGGCGCGAGTCCATGGAGGGCGTACCGCGCTCGGAATGGGTTGATCGCCCGCTGCTTCCAGATCCCGCGCGCGCCCGAGTGCGGGTATACGCGACACACTCCACCCACAAATCGCTCTCGGCGTTCCGGCAGGCGTCGATGATCCACATCCGGGACCAGGACTTCAACGCGCGCGCCCGGGACGCCTTCGGCGAGGCATTCCTCACGCACACCTCCACGTCACCGAACCAGCAATTGCTGGCTTCGCTGGACCTGGCCCGCCGCCAGGTCGACATCGAGGGATTCCAGCTGGTCCGGCAGACCTACGACATGGCGCTGGTGTTCCGTCACCGGGTCCGCAAAGACCGGCTGATCAGCAAGTGGTTCCGCATCCTCGACGAATCCGACCTGGTGCCCGAGGAATATCGGGCCTCGCACGTCAGCTCGTACCGCGAGGTCAGGCAGGGTGCCCTGGACGAGTGGAACGAGGCGTGGCGATCCGATCAGTTCGTGCTGGACCCGACCCGGGTCACGCTGTTCCTCGGCAAGACCGGAATGAACGGCTATGACTTCCGCGAGAAGATCCTGATGGAGCGGTTCGGCATCCAAATCAACAAGACCTCGATCAACAGCGTGTTGCTGATTTTCACCATCGGTGTGACCTGGTCGAGCGTGCACCATCTGCTCGACGTGCTGCGCCGGGTCGCCAGCGACTTCGACCGGACCGAGAAGGCGGCCAGCGCCGCGGACTGGGCGCTGCACGAGCGCCGCGTCGAAGAGATCACCGAAGACCTTCCGCACCTGCCGGACTTCAGCGAGTTCGACATCGCCTTCCGGCCCGACGAGAACAGCGTGTTCGGCGATACCCGGACCGCGTTCTACGCCGGCTACGAGGAGAAGGACCGCGAGTACGTGCAGATCGGCACGGCCGGCCGGCGCCTGGCCGAAGGGAAGAAGCTGGTGTCCACGACCTTCGTGGTGCCCTACCCGCCGGGGTTCCCGGTGCTGGTCCCCGGCCAGTTGGTCTCCAAGGAGATCGTCTACTTCCTGGCTCAACTCGACGTCAAGGAAATCCACGGCTACAACCACGAACTCGGTCTGTCGGTGTTCACTCAGGAGGCGTTGGAGCGGATGGAGGCACAGCGCAAGGCGGTGATGCGCGCCAAACTGCCCGGCAACGGCTCCGAGCCCTCGAGGGCGCCCGAAGCGCCGATCGTGGCGAATGAACACACCGTCCGCGTGAACTGA
- a CDS encoding ferredoxin: MHVTVDYTLCEGHGQCIMAAPDVFDLPDDSEQVVVLNPDPAADEQDAVVRAAAMCPAQAIRVS; this comes from the coding sequence ATGCACGTCACCGTCGACTACACCCTGTGCGAAGGCCACGGGCAATGCATCATGGCGGCTCCGGACGTCTTCGACCTGCCCGACGACAGCGAGCAGGTGGTGGTGCTGAATCCGGATCCGGCCGCGGACGAACAGGACGCCGTGGTTCGCGCCGCCGCGATGTGTCCCGCCCAGGCAATCCGGGTCAGCTAG
- a CDS encoding response regulator transcription factor has product MARKPPKPYVVVIVDDHELFAQGLALLLSREWSDLFTVAGQTTYVEEAADLVANTGADLAIIDLAMPPLGGVAAIRHVRARHPSTRILALSGTDDLGLAEEALRAGADGFLRKTARPEALASPLCTIAEGLRVLDGAVLDALLSNTRKPPAALVESLNPQDLRLWALLAGGMETVDIAKRMLVSERTAKRMVASLLHKLGVSNRIAAAALAGQCGLLDDPADTGLH; this is encoded by the coding sequence ATGGCGCGTAAGCCCCCAAAGCCCTATGTCGTGGTGATCGTGGATGATCACGAGCTTTTCGCCCAGGGCCTGGCGCTGCTACTCAGCCGCGAGTGGAGCGACTTGTTCACCGTCGCCGGGCAGACGACGTATGTCGAAGAGGCTGCGGACCTGGTCGCGAACACGGGGGCCGACCTGGCGATCATCGACCTGGCCATGCCCCCGCTGGGCGGTGTCGCCGCGATCCGGCACGTCCGGGCGCGGCATCCGTCGACCCGCATCCTCGCACTCTCCGGGACCGACGACCTGGGGCTGGCCGAGGAAGCGCTGCGCGCGGGGGCCGACGGGTTTCTGCGTAAGACCGCGCGTCCCGAGGCGCTGGCGAGCCCGCTGTGCACGATCGCCGAGGGGTTGCGTGTGCTGGACGGCGCGGTGCTCGACGCGCTACTGAGCAACACCCGCAAGCCGCCCGCCGCGTTGGTCGAAAGCCTCAATCCTCAGGATCTGCGCCTGTGGGCGCTGCTGGCGGGCGGAATGGAAACGGTGGACATCGCCAAGCGGATGCTGGTGTCCGAACGGACCGCCAAGCGCATGGTGGCCTCGCTCCTGCACAAACTCGGCGTCAGCAACCGCATCGCCGCGGCGGCGCTCGCCGGACAGTGCGGGTTGCTCGATGACCCGGCGGACACCGGCCTGCACTAG